The following are encoded together in the Tepidiforma bonchosmolovskayae genome:
- a CDS encoding helix-turn-helix domain-containing protein: protein MMPVTPLTPDDVVAARRQLGLTQVELARALGVALTTLQRWELGLTRPPPYLRLALERLVEDKKFSPGSPKTP from the coding sequence ATGATGCCAGTCACCCCCCTCACACCTGATGACGTGGTCGCCGCCAGGCGGCAGCTCGGGCTCACGCAGGTCGAACTCGCCCGCGCGCTGGGCGTCGCTCTGACGACCCTGCAGCGCTGGGAGCTCGGCCTCACCCGACCGCCGCCCTACCTCCGCCTCGCCCTCGAGCGGCTCGTCGAGGACAAAAAATTTTCCCCGGGGAGCCCCAAAACCCCTTGA
- a CDS encoding GGDEF domain-containing protein, producing the protein MNKPPVLNAFLLPSTEQSALGSVETPLVVRLLRPATFAVWLLVFCVQAQTVIARGGGTNWFVLGFTTLLFTVVHLQFWYEESEQGRRFHRAIDRLRGRIYEDEVTALPNSRHFVFELRRQMMRSVRNGRGFSLALTDVTGYEALKNPEERFLPAVGRALRQAIGEGDFVAHLQGPIFAAIIADDRLATTAMKAEALLPALAACIPNEYATRLTPVVSLTGYEGELEVRDFLRRAQRDLVAARNHEPGARIAAAVRARPQHPAPAENSRSAVA; encoded by the coding sequence ATGAACAAACCGCCCGTCCTTAACGCCTTCCTCCTGCCCTCGACCGAGCAGTCCGCACTCGGCTCCGTCGAAACGCCGCTCGTCGTCCGCCTCCTTCGCCCGGCCACCTTTGCCGTGTGGCTGCTCGTCTTCTGCGTCCAGGCTCAAACGGTCATCGCCCGGGGCGGCGGCACGAACTGGTTCGTGCTTGGCTTCACTACCCTCCTCTTCACCGTGGTCCACCTCCAGTTCTGGTACGAGGAATCCGAACAGGGCCGCCGATTCCACCGCGCCATCGACCGGCTCCGCGGCCGCATCTACGAAGATGAGGTGACCGCCCTGCCGAACAGCCGCCACTTCGTCTTCGAACTCCGCCGCCAGATGATGCGCTCCGTCCGCAACGGCCGCGGTTTCTCTCTCGCCCTCACCGATGTGACCGGCTACGAGGCGCTCAAGAATCCGGAGGAGCGGTTCCTGCCCGCTGTCGGCCGGGCGCTCCGCCAGGCCATCGGCGAAGGCGACTTCGTCGCCCACCTCCAGGGTCCGATCTTCGCTGCCATCATCGCCGATGACCGCCTCGCCACGACCGCGATGAAGGCCGAGGCGCTCCTCCCGGCCCTCGCAGCCTGCATCCCGAACGAGTACGCCACGCGGCTCACCCCCGTGGTCTCCCTCACCGGCTACGAAGGCGAACTCGAAGTCCGCGACTTCCTCCGCCGCGCCCAGCGCGACCTCGTCGCAGCGCGCAACCACGAGCCCGGCGCCCGCATCGCCGCCGCCGTCCGCGCCCGCCCCCAGCACCCCGCTCCAGCTGAGAACTCCCGCTCCGCGGTCGCCTGA
- the gltA gene encoding NADPH-dependent glutamate synthase — MANDVARRLAISVQPVPKQDPEERKRNFEETYLGFDLNAARIEASRCIQCPSAPCQEACPVHNDIPGALALIEAGDILGAADKFRETSNLPEMCGRLCPQEKLCEGACVVGFAIRPGGKQEPPVTIGKLEAFCTDYQRQQLGGYPMPRYMPEPTGFKVAVIGSGPAGLAVAEQLADKGHSVTVYEYWPEPGGVLVYGIPNFKMRKNIVDEYIAHLEAMGVRFICNTYVGRDITIDELFQQGFHAVFIGTGAGVGNEMGIEGEDLEGVYSATEFLVRGNLAPEMLPERLRTPLPKLNDVVVIGGGDTSMDCVRTAVRLGAQNVTCVYRRTEAEMLGREEERKNAREEGVRFEMLTLPTRILGDENGRVRAVECQRMQLGEPDETGRRRPIPVPGSEFVIPADAVVIAIGYGADPVVPQTTSGIRTDRKALIQVDEKGRTTRPGVFAGGDNVNGADLVVTALADGRRAAEAIHEYLMSLPAPRR; from the coding sequence ATGGCCAACGACGTCGCCCGCCGCCTCGCCATCAGCGTCCAGCCCGTTCCGAAGCAGGACCCCGAAGAACGCAAGCGCAACTTCGAGGAAACCTACCTCGGCTTCGACCTGAACGCCGCCCGCATCGAGGCCTCGCGCTGCATCCAGTGCCCCTCTGCGCCCTGCCAGGAGGCCTGTCCCGTCCACAACGATATCCCCGGTGCGCTTGCCCTCATCGAAGCCGGCGACATCCTCGGCGCCGCCGACAAGTTCCGCGAAACTTCCAACCTCCCCGAGATGTGCGGCCGCCTCTGCCCCCAGGAGAAGCTCTGCGAAGGCGCCTGCGTCGTCGGGTTCGCCATCCGGCCCGGCGGCAAGCAGGAGCCGCCCGTCACCATCGGCAAGCTCGAAGCCTTCTGCACCGATTACCAGCGCCAGCAGCTCGGCGGCTACCCCATGCCCCGCTATATGCCCGAGCCGACCGGCTTCAAGGTCGCCGTCATCGGCTCCGGCCCCGCCGGCCTCGCCGTTGCAGAGCAGCTCGCCGATAAGGGCCACAGCGTCACCGTCTACGAATACTGGCCCGAGCCCGGCGGCGTCCTCGTCTACGGCATCCCCAACTTCAAAATGCGCAAGAACATCGTCGACGAGTACATCGCCCACCTCGAGGCGATGGGCGTCCGGTTCATCTGCAACACCTACGTCGGCCGCGATATCACCATCGACGAACTCTTCCAGCAGGGCTTCCACGCCGTCTTCATCGGCACCGGAGCCGGCGTCGGCAACGAAATGGGCATCGAAGGCGAAGACCTCGAGGGCGTCTACTCCGCCACCGAGTTCCTCGTGCGCGGCAACCTCGCCCCCGAAATGCTCCCCGAACGCCTGCGCACCCCCCTGCCGAAGCTGAACGACGTCGTCGTCATCGGCGGCGGCGATACCTCCATGGACTGCGTCCGCACCGCCGTCCGCCTCGGCGCCCAGAACGTCACCTGCGTCTACCGCCGCACCGAAGCCGAAATGCTCGGCCGCGAAGAGGAGCGCAAGAACGCCCGCGAAGAAGGCGTCCGCTTCGAAATGCTCACCCTGCCCACCCGCATCCTCGGCGACGAAAACGGCCGCGTCCGCGCCGTCGAATGCCAGCGTATGCAGCTTGGCGAACCGGACGAGACCGGCCGCCGCCGGCCCATCCCCGTCCCCGGCAGCGAATTCGTCATTCCCGCCGACGCCGTCGTCATCGCCATCGGCTACGGCGCCGACCCCGTTGTCCCGCAGACCACCTCCGGCATCCGCACCGACCGGAAGGCCCTCATCCAGGTCGACGAGAAAGGCCGCACTACCCGGCCCGGCGTCTTCGCCGGCGGCGATAACGTCAACGGCGCCGACCTCGTCGTCACCGCCCTCGCCGACGGGCGCCGCGCCGCCGAAGCCATCCACGAATACCTCATGAGCCTGCCCGCACCGCGGCGCTAG
- a CDS encoding pyridoxamine 5'-phosphate oxidase family protein, which produces MTPETLAEFLQLPVVGVIATLRRDGMPYTVPVWWLYRDDGIWITGTYNRVWCRHLLRDPRASLCIESGPPLTGHVEFDGRVTPFELPGFDIWPISRLLVEKYVGRGDPANAPAVDAFFANMQTEPRLLFRLEPQVTRAIDMRVYRGKRADREYQQRAAGA; this is translated from the coding sequence ATGACGCCTGAAACCCTCGCCGAATTCCTCCAGCTGCCGGTCGTCGGCGTCATCGCCACCCTCCGCCGCGACGGCATGCCATACACCGTCCCCGTCTGGTGGCTCTACCGCGACGATGGCATCTGGATCACCGGCACCTACAACCGCGTCTGGTGCAGGCACCTCCTGCGCGACCCCCGCGCCTCGCTCTGCATCGAGTCCGGCCCGCCCCTAACCGGCCATGTCGAGTTCGACGGCCGCGTCACCCCCTTCGAACTCCCGGGTTTCGACATCTGGCCGATTTCCCGCCTCCTCGTCGAGAAGTACGTCGGCCGCGGTGACCCTGCGAACGCCCCTGCGGTCGATGCCTTCTTCGCCAACATGCAGACCGAGCCGCGGCTCCTTTTCCGCCTTGAACCCCAGGTCACCCGCGCCATCGACATGCGCGTCTACCGCGGCAAGCGCGCCGACCGCGAGTACCAGCAGCGCGCCGCCGGCGCCTGA
- a CDS encoding GNAT family N-acetyltransferase — MLKGERTILRPMRREYLERLLDFHNDVELQLLGGEDVPVPLTPEHLAERFEALCAGQSPRPSWFAIEVQGGKIIGHCMLRNIDEAARTAELRITIGDRDYINRKYGRDVVRLLLKYAFRLRNLRKIWLAVPASNERARRCFEAAGFAVEGCQRAHTWVDGRYDDRILMAAFREPPAEPAPPAPEEPAAHAPDDA, encoded by the coding sequence ATGCTCAAGGGCGAACGCACCATCCTCCGGCCCATGCGCCGCGAATACCTCGAGCGGCTGCTCGACTTCCATAACGACGTCGAACTCCAGCTCCTCGGCGGCGAAGATGTCCCCGTTCCGCTCACGCCCGAGCACCTCGCCGAGCGCTTCGAAGCCCTCTGCGCCGGCCAGTCGCCCCGGCCCTCCTGGTTCGCCATCGAAGTCCAGGGCGGCAAGATCATCGGCCACTGCATGCTGCGCAACATCGACGAAGCGGCCCGCACCGCCGAGCTCCGTATTACCATCGGCGACCGCGACTACATCAACCGCAAGTACGGCCGCGATGTCGTCCGGCTTCTCCTTAAGTACGCCTTCCGGCTCCGGAACCTCCGCAAGATCTGGCTCGCCGTGCCCGCCTCCAACGAGCGCGCCCGCCGCTGCTTCGAAGCCGCAGGGTTCGCCGTCGAAGGCTGCCAGCGCGCCCACACCTGGGTCGACGGGCGGTACGATGACCGCATCCTGATGGCCGCCTTCCGCGAACCTCCCGCGGAACCCGCGCCGCCAGCTCCCGAGGAGCCCGCCGCCCATGCCCCGGATGACGCCTGA
- a CDS encoding DUF389 domain-containing protein: MPNHAVLPKGRLRAEIFRSARPDLRFRLLVWFSCVIATLGLIADSPAVVIGSMLVAPLLGPIMALGLALLGGARKEPLPPLWALAEGVVAAIVLSYVIAELLRASPFAVLETLPGEVQARTRPNPLDLGIALAGGAIGAYGLVRMRAADALPGVAIATALMPPLCTVGIGLSLGDRGVWGGAMLLFATNLSAILTAAAVVFLLSGVRHKTPTHPGPRLVLGAIPVVVLGVALAGLTTRAVQEAREEDQLAAAAREAVVNLFPGGSVERVSRTSGDDGSLRVRVEAQVDREPTITDAETIQAYIAQQTGKRVQLVLVTTPVLVLDPLNPPPPDVRLLTPTPTPTATPTRTPTPTPTATSTRTGTPGATSSELRTPGSGGAAGEPGRNASATPTKSSTPGPTP, encoded by the coding sequence GTGCCGAATCACGCCGTGCTTCCCAAAGGCCGACTGCGTGCCGAGATTTTCCGGTCGGCGCGGCCGGACCTGCGCTTCCGGCTGCTGGTGTGGTTCTCTTGCGTGATTGCGACGCTGGGCCTGATTGCAGATTCGCCGGCGGTGGTGATCGGCTCGATGCTGGTTGCGCCGCTGCTGGGGCCGATTATGGCGCTCGGGCTGGCTTTGCTTGGCGGGGCCCGGAAGGAGCCCCTTCCGCCGCTGTGGGCGCTGGCAGAGGGGGTAGTGGCAGCGATCGTGCTGTCGTATGTCATTGCCGAGCTCCTGCGCGCTTCTCCATTTGCGGTCCTGGAGACGCTCCCGGGGGAGGTACAGGCGCGGACGCGGCCGAACCCGCTGGACCTTGGTATTGCGCTGGCCGGCGGCGCAATCGGCGCATACGGCCTGGTGCGCATGCGCGCAGCGGACGCACTTCCCGGGGTGGCGATCGCGACAGCGCTCATGCCGCCGCTGTGCACGGTCGGCATCGGACTTTCGCTGGGCGACCGCGGCGTCTGGGGCGGTGCGATGCTGCTGTTCGCCACGAACCTGAGCGCAATCCTGACGGCCGCCGCCGTCGTGTTTTTGCTGAGCGGGGTCCGGCACAAGACCCCGACGCATCCCGGGCCCCGTTTGGTGCTGGGCGCAATCCCCGTGGTCGTGCTTGGTGTAGCCCTTGCCGGGCTGACAACGCGGGCGGTGCAGGAGGCGAGGGAGGAGGACCAGCTGGCGGCAGCAGCGCGGGAGGCCGTGGTGAACCTGTTCCCCGGCGGCTCCGTGGAGCGAGTGAGCCGGACGTCGGGGGATGACGGGAGCTTGCGCGTGCGCGTGGAGGCGCAGGTCGACCGGGAGCCGACTATTACCGATGCAGAGACAATCCAGGCGTATATCGCCCAGCAGACCGGCAAGCGAGTCCAGCTCGTCCTGGTGACGACGCCGGTGCTGGTGCTCGACCCGCTCAACCCGCCGCCCCCGGATGTCCGGCTTTTGACCCCAACCCCGACACCAACTGCTACACCGACGCGCACGCCCACGCCCACACCGACGGCGACTTCCACCAGGACGGGGACCCCGGGAGCGACGTCATCGGAGCTGCGGACGCCGGGCTCCGGCGGCGCAGCTGGTGAGCCCGGACGGAACGCGTCGGCAACTCCGACGAAGAGTTCGACGCCGGGGCCGACCCCCTAG
- a CDS encoding MBL fold metallo-hydrolase gives MQISPSVRAVLVPDDNPMHPEFTCIYLVGAPGRQALTIDSGEAIDRYRWFLKGYLAAVEREEIAIAAITHHHADHSGNLKWAKEELGAQVAIPANGRQLLKGRIPRDVEALRDGDVIDLDGGVRVRVLATPGHSVDSLCYYIEEEGVLFTGDTLLGSSTTTVWDLASYRRTLRRLLELPNLRVICPGHGRIVRDPRERLQMYIDHRDMRERQILQVLEGGGALSSWDIMLQLYPDIDPRLRRAADNNVRAHLKQLAEEGRIREYPGIPRRPPSPRAIQRAEEHARQRDLLIAKARKLETQKRREELRRQENPPTAEWKEPPRYELIGTAADAAR, from the coding sequence ATGCAGATTTCGCCGTCCGTCCGCGCCGTTCTCGTCCCCGACGACAATCCGATGCACCCCGAATTCACCTGCATCTATCTCGTCGGCGCTCCGGGCCGGCAGGCGCTCACCATCGATTCCGGCGAAGCGATCGACCGCTACCGCTGGTTCCTCAAGGGCTACCTCGCCGCCGTCGAACGCGAGGAGATCGCCATCGCCGCCATCACCCACCACCACGCCGACCACTCCGGCAACCTCAAGTGGGCCAAAGAGGAGCTCGGCGCGCAGGTCGCCATCCCGGCAAACGGCCGCCAGCTCCTCAAAGGCCGTATCCCGCGCGACGTCGAGGCCCTCCGCGACGGCGACGTCATCGACCTCGACGGCGGCGTCCGCGTCCGCGTCCTCGCAACGCCCGGCCACTCCGTCGACTCACTCTGCTACTACATCGAAGAAGAGGGCGTCCTCTTCACCGGCGACACCCTCCTCGGCAGCTCCACCACCACCGTCTGGGACCTCGCCAGCTACCGCCGCACCCTCCGGCGCCTCCTCGAACTGCCGAACCTCCGCGTCATCTGCCCCGGCCACGGTCGCATCGTCCGCGACCCCCGCGAGCGCCTCCAGATGTACATCGACCACCGCGACATGCGCGAACGCCAGATCCTCCAGGTGCTCGAAGGTGGCGGCGCCCTCTCCAGCTGGGACATCATGCTCCAGCTCTACCCCGACATCGACCCTCGGCTCCGGCGCGCCGCCGACAATAACGTGCGCGCCCACCTCAAACAGCTCGCCGAGGAGGGCCGCATCCGCGAGTATCCCGGCATCCCCCGCCGTCCGCCGTCCCCTCGCGCCATCCAGCGCGCGGAAGAGCACGCGCGCCAGCGCGACCTCCTCATCGCCAAAGCCCGCAAACTCGAAACACAGAAGCGCCGCGAAGAGCTCCGCAGGCAGGAAAACCCCCCGACCGCCGAGTGGAAAGAGCCGCCCCGCTACGAACTCATCGGCACCGCCGCCGATGCCGCCCGCTAG
- a CDS encoding serine hydrolase domain-containing protein has translation MALEQYLAARPEDVGIDSEKLEAVFARAKRDVDDGTLKSAQVAVAREGRLAGVRTFGTVRHEGREGEVPATNETLYTIFSCTKAIVGAAAWALCEDGLLRVEERVAAIIPEFGTNGKEQITVEQVMLHIAGFPYAPFSPLDWDDRERRLQRFASWRLNWEPGTRFEYHATSAHWVLAEIIERRTGKDFRAYIRERVLEPAGVEELYVGLPTEENRRVADVRHLIPPTPPPGGWGEVTPEAILQFNRPEVRAVGVPGGGGIGGAAQLALFYQTLVNGGVGPSGRRVLKPETIEWATIVRTKEHHRVPILDYPVNRALTVVVAGDDGFMHLRGFGRTASPRAFGHGGAGGQIGWCDPATGISVGYCTDGFLDEVQQGRRITAISSLAAQCAIS, from the coding sequence ATGGCGCTGGAGCAGTATCTCGCGGCGAGGCCGGAGGACGTCGGCATCGACAGTGAGAAGCTGGAGGCGGTGTTCGCGCGGGCGAAACGGGACGTCGACGACGGCACCCTGAAGAGCGCGCAGGTTGCCGTGGCGCGGGAGGGGCGGCTCGCCGGGGTGCGGACGTTCGGAACGGTGCGCCACGAGGGGCGCGAGGGGGAGGTGCCGGCGACGAACGAGACGCTCTACACGATTTTTAGCTGCACAAAGGCGATCGTCGGGGCAGCGGCATGGGCGCTCTGCGAAGACGGGCTGCTCCGGGTTGAGGAGCGGGTGGCAGCGATCATTCCGGAGTTCGGCACGAACGGGAAGGAGCAGATCACGGTGGAGCAAGTGATGCTGCACATTGCAGGATTTCCATACGCGCCGTTTTCGCCGCTCGACTGGGATGACCGGGAACGAAGGCTGCAGCGGTTCGCGAGCTGGCGCCTGAACTGGGAGCCGGGGACGCGGTTCGAGTACCATGCGACGAGCGCGCACTGGGTGCTTGCGGAGATCATCGAGCGGCGGACGGGGAAGGACTTCCGGGCGTATATCCGTGAACGGGTGCTCGAGCCCGCTGGGGTGGAGGAGCTGTATGTCGGCCTGCCGACGGAGGAGAACCGGCGGGTGGCTGACGTGCGGCATCTCATCCCGCCGACGCCGCCGCCGGGGGGCTGGGGCGAAGTGACGCCGGAGGCGATCCTCCAGTTCAACCGGCCGGAGGTGCGGGCGGTCGGGGTGCCGGGAGGCGGCGGAATTGGGGGCGCGGCGCAGCTGGCGCTGTTCTACCAAACGCTGGTCAATGGCGGCGTGGGACCGAGCGGGAGGCGGGTGCTGAAGCCGGAGACCATCGAGTGGGCGACCATCGTACGGACGAAGGAGCACCACCGGGTGCCGATCCTCGATTACCCGGTGAACCGGGCGCTGACGGTAGTGGTCGCCGGGGACGACGGCTTCATGCACCTGCGGGGGTTCGGGCGGACGGCGTCGCCGCGGGCGTTCGGGCACGGCGGCGCCGGCGGCCAGATTGGGTGGTGCGACCCCGCGACAGGGATCTCGGTCGGCTACTGCACCGACGGGTTCCTCGACGAAGTGCAGCAGGGGCGACGGATCACGGCGATCAGTTCGCTTGCGGCCCAGTGTGCGATTTCGTGA
- a CDS encoding hydrogenase — MPRGQNQQGHVLIRAGVLLFLLGLLTGLLAPVLENRRMVLSSHLEGVLNGIFLVLVGLVWPRLNLPARWLRIALAAALVGTYTNWATTLAAAALGAGERLMPIAGAGFHGRAAEEALIAVGLGTLTVAMITTSVLVLTGLKDPPEGATAGPR; from the coding sequence ATGCCGCGGGGTCAGAACCAACAGGGGCACGTCCTCATTCGTGCCGGAGTTCTCCTGTTCCTGCTGGGGCTCCTGACCGGGCTGCTCGCCCCGGTCCTTGAAAACCGCCGTATGGTGCTGTCGAGCCACCTCGAAGGCGTGCTCAACGGCATCTTTCTCGTCCTGGTCGGTCTGGTTTGGCCCCGGCTGAACCTTCCCGCGCGCTGGCTGCGCATCGCCCTGGCGGCGGCACTGGTCGGTACCTACACCAACTGGGCAACGACTCTCGCGGCCGCCGCACTCGGTGCGGGGGAGCGGCTGATGCCCATCGCCGGGGCCGGCTTCCATGGCCGCGCAGCGGAGGAAGCACTCATCGCCGTCGGACTCGGGACCCTCACGGTCGCCATGATCACGACATCGGTCCTCGTCCTGACCGGACTCAAGGACCCTCCCGAAGGAGCCACCGCGGGGCCACGGTAG
- a CDS encoding enoyl-CoA hydratase-related protein, whose protein sequence is MELKVTLYEVDGPVATITLDRPERLNAWTGRMHTEYRWCLAQADADPAVRVIVVTGAGRGFCAGADARALEGHVEKGGYDPGTPPDIPRPGFGVHPEFDHDFAYHFGLAKPTIAAINGPAAGVGLVLACFCDIRFAAAGAKLTTAHGKLGLPAEYGLSWLLPRLIGLAPAMELLLSSRIFLAEEAERLGLFHRVLPRDDLLPSVYEYARTLARTVAPSSLRETRRQVYIDLHRGVGPAVSEAQRLLDELTAGPDFREGVAALLEKREPRFWSPPPAN, encoded by the coding sequence ATGGAGTTAAAAGTCACCCTCTACGAGGTCGATGGACCGGTCGCCACCATCACCCTGGACCGCCCCGAACGGCTCAACGCATGGACCGGGCGAATGCACACCGAGTACCGCTGGTGCCTGGCGCAGGCCGACGCCGACCCCGCCGTCCGGGTAATCGTCGTCACGGGCGCCGGCCGCGGATTCTGCGCAGGCGCCGATGCCCGCGCCCTCGAGGGCCACGTCGAAAAGGGCGGCTACGACCCGGGCACCCCGCCCGACATCCCCCGGCCCGGCTTCGGCGTCCATCCCGAGTTCGACCACGACTTCGCCTATCACTTCGGCCTCGCGAAGCCCACCATCGCCGCCATCAACGGCCCCGCCGCCGGCGTCGGACTCGTCCTCGCCTGCTTCTGCGATATCCGCTTCGCGGCCGCCGGCGCAAAGCTGACCACGGCCCACGGGAAGCTCGGCCTCCCCGCCGAGTACGGCCTCTCCTGGCTGCTGCCACGCCTCATCGGCCTGGCCCCGGCGATGGAGCTCCTTCTCTCCAGCCGCATCTTCCTCGCCGAAGAGGCCGAGCGGCTCGGCCTCTTCCACCGCGTCCTTCCCCGGGACGACCTCCTCCCCTCGGTCTACGAGTACGCCCGCACGCTCGCGCGCACCGTGGCGCCCTCCTCCCTGCGCGAGACCCGCCGCCAGGTCTACATCGACCTCCACCGCGGCGTCGGCCCTGCCGTCAGCGAAGCCCAGCGCCTCCTCGACGAACTGACCGCCGGCCCCGACTTCCGCGAGGGCGTCGCTGCCCTCCTTGAAAAACGCGAGCCCCGCTTCTGGAGCCCGCCACCCGCCAATTGA
- a CDS encoding lysophospholipid acyltransferase family protein: MGISPGTEGARELPRRLPSPGLGTLQYWSWRAARATIGRTPAPAAYRIAGGLGAAAYWLWPRGRRAMRANFARVLGTAEQGLVDRVGRASLAAYFRYLLDFMRLGSGRAQLPRVDGDGAFAALDRLLARGRGAVIVCMHYGNWDAGAAYAASRGYPLAVVAEGFGDPRLDALVLGTRERLGMQVIRMERAGPSMVRVLKRNGLLALLIDRPVPGEGVEVEFFGEAVQVPAGPARLALATGAALVPVAFRRVDPLGERMEVVGDFSIVPCDDARPECVQVLTQRVMRAHEAFIRERPEQWYMFRELWRGPADRRGGI, encoded by the coding sequence ATGGGGATTTCGCCGGGAACGGAGGGTGCGCGGGAGCTGCCCCGGCGGTTGCCGAGTCCGGGGTTGGGCACGCTGCAGTACTGGAGCTGGCGGGCGGCGCGGGCGACGATCGGCCGGACGCCGGCGCCTGCGGCGTACCGGATCGCCGGGGGGCTCGGCGCTGCGGCGTACTGGCTCTGGCCGCGGGGCCGCCGGGCGATGCGGGCGAATTTCGCCCGGGTCCTGGGGACGGCCGAACAGGGGTTGGTCGACCGGGTGGGGCGCGCGTCGCTTGCGGCGTACTTCCGCTACCTGCTGGACTTCATGCGGCTGGGGAGCGGCAGGGCGCAGCTGCCGCGGGTGGATGGCGATGGGGCGTTCGCGGCGCTCGACCGGCTGCTGGCGCGGGGACGCGGCGCGGTGATTGTGTGCATGCATTATGGCAACTGGGATGCCGGGGCTGCCTACGCGGCATCGCGCGGCTATCCGCTCGCGGTCGTCGCGGAGGGATTCGGCGACCCGCGGCTGGATGCGCTGGTGCTGGGAACCCGGGAGCGGCTGGGGATGCAGGTCATCCGGATGGAGCGCGCGGGGCCATCGATGGTGCGCGTGTTAAAGCGGAACGGGCTGCTCGCTCTCCTCATCGACCGGCCCGTGCCGGGGGAGGGGGTCGAGGTGGAGTTTTTCGGCGAGGCAGTGCAGGTGCCGGCCGGGCCGGCGCGCCTGGCGCTTGCAACCGGTGCAGCCCTCGTGCCCGTGGCGTTCCGGAGGGTCGACCCCCTGGGCGAGCGGATGGAGGTCGTCGGCGATTTCTCGATCGTCCCCTGCGATGATGCGCGGCCGGAGTGCGTCCAGGTGCTGACGCAGCGGGTGATGCGGGCGCACGAGGCGTTCATCCGGGAGCGGCCCGAGCAGTGGTATATGTTCCGGGAGCTGTGGCGGGGGCCGGCGGACCGCCGGGGCGGAATATGA
- a CDS encoding lysophospholipid acyltransferase family protein: MRAARLVAGRRPGPFYAVAPAVARVTWWLNPRVRRRLTRNMLPLCEGDRSRARREGLRALQHVLEYYLDLVTLPGRDMSRFEAEHLEIFHVERLELLRTNGAVLLVSAHTGNAELAIQALTYRGRSFVALVERLEPRDWAEYMLKLRSSAGGTFLETNFGGVRTCIETLRAGGVVGMMGDRDIQHTGVCTRLFDRPVRLPRGPWELARRTGALVIPIFSSRKRGDQFRIDVEEPFRVEETEDADGDIRAAVERFAGLLERHLRRDPGQWAVLEDFWRVHACGEG, translated from the coding sequence ATGCGGGCAGCGCGTCTCGTGGCTGGCCGGCGGCCGGGGCCGTTCTATGCGGTGGCCCCGGCGGTTGCGCGGGTGACGTGGTGGCTGAATCCGCGGGTGCGTCGGCGTCTGACCCGGAACATGCTGCCGCTCTGCGAGGGTGACCGCTCGCGCGCACGGCGGGAGGGGCTCCGGGCGCTGCAGCATGTCCTGGAGTACTACCTCGACCTCGTGACGCTCCCCGGGCGGGATATGTCGCGGTTCGAGGCGGAGCACCTGGAGATTTTCCACGTCGAGCGGCTCGAGCTGCTGCGGACGAACGGCGCGGTGCTGCTGGTGAGCGCCCACACGGGCAATGCGGAGCTGGCGATCCAGGCGTTGACGTACCGCGGGCGGTCGTTTGTGGCGCTGGTCGAGCGGCTGGAACCGCGGGACTGGGCGGAGTACATGCTGAAGCTGCGCTCCTCGGCGGGGGGCACCTTTCTCGAGACAAACTTCGGCGGCGTTCGGACGTGCATCGAAACGCTGCGCGCGGGAGGGGTCGTGGGGATGATGGGCGACCGGGACATCCAGCACACGGGGGTGTGCACGCGGCTGTTCGACCGGCCGGTGCGGCTGCCGCGTGGGCCGTGGGAGCTGGCGCGCCGGACCGGGGCGCTGGTGATTCCGATCTTTTCGAGCCGGAAGCGAGGTGACCAGTTCCGGATCGATGTCGAAGAGCCGTTCAGGGTCGAGGAGACGGAGGACGCGGATGGCGATATCCGAGCCGCGGTGGAGCGGTTTGCGGGGCTGCTGGAGCGGCACCTGCGGCGGGACCCGGGCCAGTGGGCGGTGCTCGAGGATTTCTGGAGGGTGCACGCCTGTGGGGAAGGCTGA